One region of Mycobacterium riyadhense genomic DNA includes:
- the der gene encoding ribosome biogenesis GTPase Der, with protein sequence MTRDDADGTWIDESDWEIDDSDRADFAESVPAPIVAIVGRPNVGKSTLVNRIVGRREAVVQDVPGVTRDRVSYDALWTGRRFVVQDTGGWEPDAKGLQQLVAEQASVAMRTADAVILVVDATVGATTADEAAARILLRSGKPVFLAANKVDSEKVEADAAELWSLGLGEPHAISAMHGRGVADLLDEVLAALPEVGESAPGGGGPRRVALVGKPNVGKSSLLNKLAGDQRSVVHEVAGTTVDPVDSLIELGGKVWRFVDTAGLRRKVGQASGHEFYASVRTHGAIDAAEVVVVLIDASQQLTEQDLRVLSMVIEAGRALVLAYNKWDLVDEDRRELLEREIDRELVQVRWAQRVNVSAKTGRALQKLVPAMESALASWDTRIATGPLNGWIKEVVAATPPPVRGGKQPRILFATQATARPPTFVLFTSGFLEAGYRRFLERRLRETFGFEGSPIRINVRVREKRGAKRR encoded by the coding sequence GTGACCCGCGACGATGCAGACGGTACCTGGATCGACGAAAGCGATTGGGAAATCGACGATTCCGACCGGGCAGACTTTGCAGAGTCCGTACCGGCGCCGATAGTCGCGATCGTGGGCCGGCCCAACGTTGGCAAGTCGACATTGGTCAACCGGATCGTAGGCCGCCGCGAGGCGGTTGTACAGGATGTTCCCGGCGTGACGCGGGACCGGGTTTCCTATGACGCGCTGTGGACCGGACGCCGCTTCGTCGTACAGGACACCGGGGGCTGGGAGCCCGACGCAAAAGGCCTGCAGCAGTTGGTCGCCGAGCAGGCGTCGGTCGCCATGCGCACCGCCGACGCGGTGATCCTGGTCGTCGATGCGACGGTCGGCGCCACCACCGCCGACGAGGCCGCCGCGCGCATCCTGTTGCGATCCGGCAAACCGGTGTTCTTGGCGGCCAACAAAGTTGACAGCGAGAAGGTCGAAGCCGATGCGGCGGAGTTATGGTCGCTGGGCCTCGGTGAGCCGCATGCGATCAGCGCGATGCATGGGCGCGGCGTGGCCGACCTGCTCGACGAGGTGCTGGCGGCGCTGCCCGAGGTGGGGGAGTCAGCGCCGGGCGGTGGCGGTCCGCGCCGGGTCGCGCTCGTCGGCAAACCCAACGTGGGCAAGAGCTCGCTGCTGAACAAGCTGGCCGGAGATCAACGGTCGGTGGTGCACGAGGTCGCCGGAACCACCGTCGACCCGGTGGACTCGCTGATCGAGCTGGGCGGCAAGGTCTGGCGATTTGTCGATACCGCGGGCTTGCGCCGCAAGGTCGGGCAGGCCAGCGGCCACGAGTTCTATGCGTCGGTGCGCACGCACGGGGCCATCGATGCCGCCGAAGTGGTGGTCGTGCTGATCGACGCGTCGCAACAGCTGACCGAACAGGATCTGCGGGTGCTGTCGATGGTCATCGAGGCCGGGCGCGCGCTGGTGCTGGCCTACAACAAGTGGGACCTGGTCGACGAGGACCGGCGCGAGCTGCTGGAGCGCGAGATCGACCGGGAACTGGTTCAGGTGCGCTGGGCGCAGCGGGTCAATGTCTCCGCCAAAACCGGGCGGGCGCTGCAGAAGCTGGTGCCGGCGATGGAGAGCGCTCTGGCGTCGTGGGACACCCGGATCGCGACGGGTCCGCTGAACGGCTGGATCAAGGAGGTGGTGGCGGCGACGCCGCCGCCGGTGCGCGGCGGCAAGCAGCCGCGCATCCTGTTCGCCACCCAGGCCACCGCCCGGCCGCCGACGTTCGTGCTGTTCACCTCGGGTTTTCTCGAGGCGGGCTACCGCCGATTTCTGGAGCGGCGGCTACGCGAGACGTTCGGGTTCGAGGGCAGCCCGATCCGCATCAACGTGCGGGTGCGCGAGAAGCGGGGCGCCAAGCGCCGCTAG
- a CDS encoding transposase has translation MALGCENRQGRFDDAMLLVGDQLPEGSIYRLLAEHGGALFGDDYFADLFKASTRGRPTVPARVVATVMLLQAYEGLSDREACDRLAFDLRWKAAAGLTVGAEAFHPTVLVGMRNRLRKSDRPRRLFDDVNTTAQAAGLLRGRRRVLDSTPLFDAVATQDTVIQLRAAIRKVLSVADRADPALAGAVRQVLTRDDDYASLGKPPCDWDDPKARESLVDALARDAQAALEVLDGRELDGPLAEAAQLLGLVAGQDVEAGEDGVFRIARRVARDRLISTVDVEARHGHKSRARTFDGYKSHLSVDPDEELITNVAITAANTADREVIDELLNEPVAGAPADAESDDDDDDGSDSQNGSGSKGFEVYGDSAYAGGATLDEQTQRGHDMRAKVPPVRNANGYSKDQFRIDLAGRTVTCPADHTVSIRAGVRHPVARFGVLCQSCPLRAECTKSRRGRVISIHPREAALQHAKARQRDPAWQQDYRTYRPVVERKISHFTHRPWGGRRARCRGHKRILTDILARAGAINLARLAALGLHHGAAGWAIA, from the coding sequence GTGGCGTTGGGATGTGAGAATCGGCAGGGCCGGTTCGATGACGCGATGCTTCTGGTGGGTGATCAGTTGCCCGAGGGCAGCATCTATCGGCTGTTGGCCGAGCACGGCGGCGCGCTGTTCGGCGATGACTATTTCGCCGACTTGTTCAAGGCCTCGACGCGGGGCCGCCCGACTGTGCCGGCGCGCGTGGTGGCCACGGTGATGCTGTTGCAGGCCTACGAGGGCTTGTCGGATCGGGAAGCGTGTGACCGGCTGGCTTTCGACTTGCGTTGGAAGGCCGCTGCCGGGTTGACAGTGGGGGCGGAGGCTTTTCACCCCACGGTGCTCGTTGGGATGCGCAACCGGCTGCGGAAGTCCGATCGGCCGCGGCGGTTGTTCGATGACGTCAATACCACCGCCCAAGCGGCCGGGTTGTTACGGGGACGGCGGCGGGTGTTGGATTCCACCCCGTTGTTTGATGCGGTGGCCACTCAGGACACGGTGATCCAGTTGCGGGCCGCGATCCGCAAAGTACTGTCCGTGGCTGACCGGGCCGATCCTGCGTTGGCGGGTGCGGTGCGGCAGGTGCTGACCCGCGACGATGACTACGCCAGCCTGGGTAAGCCGCCGTGCGACTGGGACGACCCGAAAGCCCGAGAGTCGCTGGTGGATGCGCTGGCCCGCGATGCCCAGGCGGCGTTGGAGGTGCTGGATGGCCGCGAGTTGGACGGGCCGCTCGCCGAAGCCGCCCAGCTGCTGGGGTTGGTGGCCGGCCAAGACGTCGAGGCCGGCGAGGATGGGGTGTTTCGTATCGCCCGGCGGGTGGCCCGGGATCGGCTGATCTCCACCGTCGATGTCGAGGCCCGCCACGGGCACAAGTCACGGGCCCGTACCTTCGACGGTTACAAAAGTCACCTCAGTGTGGATCCGGATGAGGAGCTGATCACCAATGTGGCCATCACCGCGGCCAACACCGCCGATCGCGAGGTCATCGACGAGCTGCTGAACGAACCCGTCGCGGGCGCACCTGCCGATGCCGAATCGGACGATGACGATGACGACGGTAGCGACTCACAGAATGGTTCGGGGTCCAAAGGGTTTGAGGTGTATGGGGATTCGGCCTACGCCGGCGGGGCTACGCTGGATGAGCAGACCCAGCGGGGTCATGACATGCGCGCCAAAGTGCCTCCGGTGCGCAACGCCAACGGCTATTCCAAAGACCAGTTCAGGATTGATCTGGCCGGCCGCACCGTCACCTGCCCGGCTGATCACACCGTGAGCATCCGCGCTGGTGTGCGTCACCCCGTGGCGCGCTTCGGTGTGCTGTGTCAGTCGTGTCCGTTGCGGGCGGAGTGCACGAAGTCCCGTCGGGGGCGCGTGATCAGCATTCACCCGCGGGAAGCCGCGCTGCAGCACGCCAAAGCGCGCCAACGAGATCCGGCCTGGCAGCAGGACTACCGGACCTATCGGCCGGTGGTGGAACGCAAGATCAGCCACTTCACCCACCGCCCCTGGGGTGGCCGAAGAGCCCGCTGCCGCGGACACAAACGCATCCTGACCGACATCCTGGCCCGAGCCGGCGCCATCAACCTCGCCCGACTGGCCGCCCTGGGCCTACACCACGGAGCCGCGGGCTGGGCGATTGCCTGA
- a CDS encoding PE family protein, whose translation MSYLVTVPEILTSSAGELASIGSALNAANAAAATPTTAILAPGSDDVSAAIASVFSKEAQAYQALTARMEAFHQQFVQALNAGAAAYASAEDVNVLQVLEQQALALINTPTNLLLGRPLIGDGANGTAPGEAGQAGGLLYGNGGNGAPGAPGKAGGAGGDAGLIGSGGAGGAGGNAVSGTLTGGVGGHGGQGGLLYGNGGAGGRGGDGTLTSVTNGNAGNGGNGGAAGLWGNGGAGGAGGAGGLAPFSNNEFTGGIGGNGGNGGSAGLLYGTAGAGGQGGSGGPGVANGFSFGGSGGAGGTGGAAGLIGNGGVGGQGGDGGMGGFANGQIGGAGGAGGAGGTGGASGLLFGAGGTGGAGGHGGTGGRVLDLSIGAAGGAGGNGGAGGASGWLMSSGGAGGAGGQGGTGGNGNIRGGAGGHGGGGGAGSGGGWIGDGGAGGTGGTGGAGGSVGDPPAPSGPSGQGGSGGNGGNGGWLQGNGGAGGAGGSGFGAGNGGNGGDARLIGNGGAGGAKGDGGAVPPFGVGGGGGVGGLVFGNDGPAG comes from the coding sequence ATGTCGTACCTGGTGACGGTCCCGGAAATATTGACTTCATCGGCTGGGGAGCTGGCGAGTATTGGCTCGGCGCTCAACGCGGCCAACGCGGCGGCGGCAACTCCGACGACGGCGATACTGGCGCCGGGCTCCGACGATGTGTCGGCCGCCATCGCATCAGTGTTTTCCAAAGAGGCCCAGGCATACCAAGCGCTCACCGCTCGGATGGAAGCGTTTCATCAACAGTTTGTCCAGGCCTTGAACGCCGGCGCAGCCGCGTATGCCAGCGCCGAGGACGTCAACGTGCTGCAAGTCTTGGAGCAACAGGCGCTCGCCCTGATCAACACGCCCACCAATCTGCTGCTTGGGCGCCCGCTGATCGGCGACGGCGCCAATGGGACGGCCCCGGGCGAGGCCGGCCAGGCTGGCGGGTTGCTGTACGGCAACGGCGGGAACGGCGCGCCCGGTGCGCCCGGCAAGGCCGGCGGCGCCGGCGGCGACGCGGGGCTGATCGGCAGCGGCGGAGCCGGGGGGGCCGGTGGCAATGCCGTCAGCGGCACCCTCACGGGTGGGGTCGGCGGGCACGGCGGGCAAGGCGGCTTGCTGTACGGCAACGGCGGGGCGGGAGGTCGAGGCGGGGACGGCACGCTGACCTCGGTCACCAACGGCAACGCCGGCAACGGCGGCAACGGCGGCGCCGCCGGGCTGTGGGGCAACGGCGGGGCCGGCGGGGCAGGTGGCGCCGGCGGGCTCGCTCCGTTCTCCAACAACGAGTTCACCGGTGGGATAGGCGGCAACGGCGGCAACGGTGGAAGCGCCGGGTTGCTGTACGGCACCGCCGGTGCGGGCGGGCAGGGCGGGTCCGGCGGGCCCGGCGTTGCTAACGGATTTAGCTTCGGCGGCTCCGGTGGTGCTGGCGGCACCGGCGGCGCGGCCGGGCTGATTGGCAACGGCGGGGTCGGCGGCCAAGGCGGAGATGGCGGCATGGGCGGGTTTGCCAACGGCCAAATCGGCGGAGCCGGTGGAGCTGGGGGTGCGGGAGGCACCGGCGGCGCCAGCGGGCTCCTGTTCGGGGCCGGCGGCACCGGCGGGGCCGGCGGACACGGCGGCACCGGTGGCAGGGTTTTAGACCTCTCTATTGGCGCCGCTGGCGGCGCCGGCGGTAACGGCGGCGCCGGTGGCGCGAGCGGGTGGCTGATGTCCAGCGGCGGAGCCGGCGGAGCCGGCGGGCAAGGCGGCACCGGCGGGAACGGCAACATTCGGGGGGGCGCCGGCGGCCACGGTGGCGGTGGCGGCGCCGGCAGCGGCGGCGGCTGGATCGGCGACGGTGGGGCCGGCGGCACCGGCGGCACCGGCGGCGCTGGCGGCTCCGTCGGCGACCCACCCGCCCCATCCGGGCCGAGCGGCCAGGGTGGTAGCGGTGGCAACGGCGGCAACGGTGGATGGCTCCAAGGCAACGGCGGCGCCGGCGGCGCCGGCGGGTCCGGCTTCGGAGCCGGCAATGGCGGTAACGGCGGCGACGCCCGTCTGATCGGCAACGGTGGGGCCGGCGGTGCGAAAGGTGACGGGGGCGCAGTTCCTCCATTTGGAGTCGGTGGCGGCGGGGGCGTCGGTGGGCTGGTGTTCGGCAACGACGGTCCAGCCGGGTAG
- a CDS encoding SDR family NAD(P)-dependent oxidoreductase, which yields MTMTQRAPSMAMTRFSVQDKSILITGATGSLGSAAARALADAGARLTLAGGNAAVLAELVDDASIEDAAVVTRRPDTPADARAMVEAAVARHGRLDGVLVASGMNHVQPITEMGVEDFDKVIDANLRGAWLVCQAAGRVLLEQGQGGSVVLVSSVRGSLGHNAGYSAYCPSKAGTDLLAKSLAAEWGAAGIRVNALAPTVFRSELTEWMYADDAKARVTREAMFARIPLRRFAEPEDFVGPLIYLLSDASSFYTGQVMYLDGGYTAC from the coding sequence ATGACGATGACGCAGCGGGCGCCCAGCATGGCCATGACGCGATTCAGCGTGCAAGACAAGTCGATCCTGATCACCGGCGCGACCGGGTCGCTGGGCAGCGCGGCCGCCCGGGCGCTGGCCGACGCGGGGGCCCGGCTGACCCTGGCAGGCGGCAACGCCGCGGTACTGGCCGAGCTGGTCGACGACGCCAGCATCGAAGACGCCGCCGTCGTTACGCGCCGGCCCGACACCCCGGCCGACGCGCGGGCCATGGTCGAGGCGGCGGTCGCCCGCCACGGTCGTCTCGATGGGGTGCTGGTGGCTTCGGGCATGAACCACGTGCAGCCCATCACCGAGATGGGTGTCGAAGACTTCGACAAGGTGATCGACGCCAACCTGCGCGGCGCGTGGCTGGTGTGTCAGGCGGCCGGAAGGGTTCTGCTCGAGCAGGGTCAGGGCGGCAGCGTGGTTCTCGTGTCGTCTGTTCGCGGGTCGCTGGGACACAACGCCGGTTATAGCGCATACTGCCCATCGAAGGCTGGCACCGATCTGCTGGCGAAAAGCCTGGCCGCCGAGTGGGGTGCGGCCGGTATCCGGGTAAACGCGCTTGCCCCAACGGTTTTCCGGTCCGAGTTGACCGAGTGGATGTACGCCGACGACGCGAAGGCGCGGGTGACCCGGGAGGCGATGTTTGCCCGAATTCCGTTGCGCCGCTTCGCCGAGCCCGAAGACTTCGTCGGCCCGCTGATCTATCTGCTCAGCGACGCGTCCAGCTTCTATACCGGCCAGGTGATGTATCTGGACGGGGGGTATACCGCATGCTGA
- a CDS encoding 3-hydroxyacyl-CoA dehydrogenase family protein — protein MLSPHGFSRAAVVGAGLMGRRIAGVLASAGLDVVVTDTNAEILDAAAMEASGVAGAGRGSVTAVADLAAAVQHADLVIEAIVENLPIKQELFERLAALAPGAVLATNTSVLPIGGVGERVDDGSRVIGTHFWNPPDLIPVVEVIPSTRTAPETTERVVALLTDAGKLPVRVGRDVPGFIGNRLQHALWREAMALVAEGVCDAKTVDLVVRNTIGLRLGTLGPLENADYIGLDLTLAIHDAVVPSLNHDPHPSPLLRELVADGQLGARTGRGFLDWPAGAREATAARLAEHIAAQLDSRKET, from the coding sequence ATGCTGAGTCCGCACGGGTTTTCCCGTGCGGCCGTCGTCGGCGCCGGCCTGATGGGTCGGCGGATCGCCGGCGTTCTGGCGTCGGCGGGCCTGGATGTCGTCGTCACCGACACCAATGCCGAAATCCTTGACGCTGCGGCCATGGAGGCTTCCGGGGTGGCGGGCGCCGGACGGGGTTCGGTCACGGCCGTTGCGGACCTGGCAGCCGCGGTACAGCACGCCGACCTCGTTATTGAGGCCATCGTCGAAAACCTGCCGATTAAGCAAGAACTCTTCGAGCGACTGGCCGCGCTGGCGCCCGGGGCGGTGCTGGCTACCAACACGTCGGTGCTTCCGATTGGCGGCGTCGGTGAGCGGGTCGACGACGGCAGTCGCGTGATCGGGACACACTTTTGGAACCCGCCGGATCTCATCCCGGTCGTCGAGGTGATACCCAGCACGCGAACCGCGCCGGAGACCACAGAGCGCGTCGTGGCCCTGTTGACCGATGCCGGCAAGCTCCCGGTGCGCGTCGGGCGCGATGTCCCGGGCTTTATCGGCAACCGCCTGCAGCATGCGTTGTGGCGCGAGGCGATGGCGCTGGTAGCCGAAGGAGTATGCGACGCGAAGACCGTAGACCTAGTGGTACGCAACACAATTGGGCTGCGACTGGGTACTCTTGGCCCGCTGGAAAACGCCGACTACATCGGCTTGGACCTCACCCTGGCCATTCACGACGCGGTAGTGCCCAGCCTCAACCACGATCCGCACCCCAGCCCGCTGCTGCGTGAACTGGTCGCAGACGGACAACTCGGTGCGCGCACCGGTCGCGGCTTCCTCGACTGGCCCGCGGGGGCCCGCGAGGCCACCGCCGCGCGACTTGCCGAGCACATCGCCGCGCAGCTGGACAGCAGAAAGGAGACATAG
- a CDS encoding cyclase family protein codes for MSFTWPLGKAESQLEFYDLSHPWGLGVPAWPYFEDVKIERLHGMAKSRVLTQKITTVMHSGTHIDAPAHVVEGTPFLEEIPLSAFFGTGVVVSIPKNKWEVVTPEDLEKAAPEIRPGDIVIVNTGWHHKYADSAEYYAYSPGFYKEAGEWFAAKGVKAVGTDTQALDHPLATAIAPHGPAEAQGGLLPWAVREYEEQTGRRVLDDFPEWEPCHRAILSKGIYGFENVGGDLDKVTGKRVTFAAFPWRWVGGDGCIVRLVAIVDPAGTYRIETGKAA; via the coding sequence ATGAGTTTCACTTGGCCACTCGGTAAAGCCGAGTCGCAGCTGGAGTTCTACGACCTATCGCACCCCTGGGGGCTTGGTGTGCCCGCCTGGCCGTACTTCGAAGACGTCAAGATCGAGCGGCTGCACGGCATGGCCAAAAGCCGGGTGCTCACCCAAAAGATCACCACCGTAATGCATTCCGGCACTCACATCGACGCGCCCGCGCACGTAGTCGAAGGCACGCCGTTCCTGGAGGAGATCCCGCTGAGTGCCTTCTTCGGCACCGGCGTCGTCGTCTCCATCCCGAAGAACAAGTGGGAGGTCGTCACCCCCGAGGACCTCGAAAAGGCCGCACCGGAGATCCGGCCCGGCGACATCGTCATCGTCAACACCGGCTGGCACCACAAGTATGCCGACAGCGCCGAGTACTACGCCTACTCGCCGGGCTTCTACAAGGAAGCCGGCGAATGGTTTGCGGCCAAAGGGGTTAAAGCCGTCGGCACCGACACCCAGGCCCTGGACCACCCGCTGGCCACTGCCATCGCCCCGCACGGTCCCGCGGAAGCGCAGGGCGGCCTGTTGCCTTGGGCGGTACGCGAATACGAAGAACAGACCGGGCGCAGGGTGCTCGACGACTTCCCCGAGTGGGAGCCCTGCCACCGGGCCATTCTCTCCAAGGGCATCTACGGGTTTGAAAACGTCGGCGGCGATCTGGACAAGGTGACCGGCAAGCGCGTCACCTTCGCCGCGTTCCCGTGGCGCTGGGTCGGCGGCGACGGCTGCATCGTGCGGCTGGTGGCGATCGTCGATCCAGCCGGCACCTACCGAATCGAGACGGGAAAGGCGGCCTGA
- a CDS encoding cupin domain-containing protein, with protein sequence MNVTRADEAPPYVAPGHQGVCTKRLQGLEAGYTDRFWVGVSCYNPGGFVEKAPTGEETVYVVLDGELVVTIDGGETVLGRLDSLHLAKGEVRSVRNRSNQEALLMVSVAHPQVRWL encoded by the coding sequence ATGAACGTGACTCGCGCGGACGAAGCCCCACCGTACGTGGCGCCGGGGCACCAAGGCGTGTGCACGAAGCGACTTCAGGGGCTCGAAGCGGGGTATACGGATCGATTCTGGGTCGGCGTATCGTGTTACAACCCAGGCGGATTCGTGGAGAAGGCGCCAACCGGCGAGGAAACCGTGTACGTCGTCCTCGACGGTGAGCTGGTCGTTACCATTGACGGGGGCGAGACGGTGTTGGGCCGGCTGGACAGCTTGCACCTCGCCAAAGGTGAGGTGCGGTCCGTACGTAACCGCTCGAATCAAGAGGCGCTGTTGATGGTCAGCGTCGCACACCCGCAGGTGCGCTGGCTATGA
- a CDS encoding 3-keto-5-aminohexanoate cleavage protein, with amino-acid sequence MSVIVTVAPTGPIATKADNPALPTTPEEITAAVEQAYDAGASVAHIHLRDENERPTADLGVARRAMDLISERCPILVQMSTGVGLTVPFEEREKLVELRPRMATLNPCSMSFGAGEFRNPPDAVRRLAARMRELDIKPELEIYDTGHLDACLRLWEEGLLAEPLQFSIVLGVRGGMAATADNLLTMVRRLPPGAVWQVIAIGRANLELTAMGLALGGNARVGLEDTLYLRKGELAPSNLALVQRTMRLAEALDLPVASVEEAEALLCLPGRS; translated from the coding sequence ATGAGCGTCATCGTCACCGTCGCCCCAACCGGGCCCATTGCCACCAAGGCGGACAACCCGGCGCTGCCCACGACTCCAGAGGAAATCACGGCCGCCGTTGAACAGGCCTATGACGCCGGCGCCTCCGTGGCGCACATCCACTTGCGGGACGAAAATGAAAGGCCCACAGCGGATCTCGGTGTAGCACGGCGGGCCATGGATCTCATTAGCGAACGATGCCCAATCCTGGTGCAAATGTCCACCGGCGTGGGCCTGACGGTGCCGTTCGAGGAGCGCGAGAAACTGGTCGAGCTAAGGCCGCGGATGGCCACCCTCAACCCGTGCTCAATGAGCTTCGGGGCCGGTGAGTTTCGCAACCCGCCGGATGCCGTCCGGCGGCTGGCGGCGCGGATGCGCGAACTGGACATCAAACCGGAACTCGAGATTTACGACACCGGACATCTGGATGCGTGCCTGCGGCTGTGGGAGGAAGGTCTGCTGGCCGAACCATTGCAGTTCAGCATCGTGCTCGGTGTGCGGGGTGGAATGGCCGCCACCGCCGACAATCTGCTCACGATGGTGCGCCGGCTGCCGCCTGGCGCGGTGTGGCAAGTCATTGCGATCGGGCGGGCCAACCTGGAGCTGACTGCGATGGGGCTTGCCCTGGGCGGCAATGCGCGCGTGGGGCTCGAGGACACCTTGTACCTGCGCAAGGGCGAGCTGGCGCCGAGCAATCTGGCCCTTGTGCAGCGCACGATGCGCCTTGCCGAAGCCTTGGACTTGCCTGTCGCGTCTGTTGAGGAAGCCGAGGCGCTGCTGTGCTTGCCCGGCCGATCATGA
- a CDS encoding IclR family transcriptional regulator has protein sequence MSINPEDRSGGVQVIARAAELLRVLQAHPGGLSQSEIGERVGMARSTVSRILNALEDEGLVASRGSRGPYRLGPEIARMAATVRLGVVTDMHPFLTQLSRELEETVDLSILDGDRADFIDQVVPPRRLRAMSAVGESFPLYCCANGKAMLAALPPDRLAQALPGRLVPLTANTVASIAELREELDRIRVEGVAYDREEQTEGICAVGAVLQGVGSQLVAISVPVPAQRFYGHEGELAQALLAWVDKVNAWFGTTEV, from the coding sequence GTGAGCATCAACCCCGAAGACCGCAGTGGCGGCGTCCAAGTCATTGCCCGCGCGGCCGAGCTGTTGCGGGTGCTGCAGGCACACCCCGGTGGACTTAGCCAGTCCGAGATCGGAGAGCGGGTGGGGATGGCTCGCTCAACGGTGAGCCGCATTCTCAATGCACTGGAGGACGAGGGCTTGGTGGCCTCGCGCGGGTCCCGCGGGCCCTACCGGCTTGGCCCGGAGATCGCGCGCATGGCTGCTACGGTTCGCCTCGGCGTCGTGACCGACATGCACCCCTTCTTGACCCAGCTGTCGCGTGAGCTGGAGGAAACCGTGGACCTGTCGATTCTGGACGGGGATCGGGCCGACTTCATCGACCAGGTGGTTCCGCCGCGCCGTCTGCGGGCCATGAGCGCGGTGGGCGAGTCGTTCCCGCTGTACTGCTGCGCCAACGGCAAGGCGATGTTGGCGGCGCTGCCGCCCGATCGCCTGGCGCAGGCGCTGCCCGGCCGGCTGGTGCCGTTGACCGCAAACACCGTCGCGAGCATCGCGGAGTTGCGTGAGGAGCTCGATCGCATTCGGGTGGAAGGCGTCGCCTATGACCGGGAGGAGCAAACCGAGGGCATCTGTGCGGTGGGTGCGGTGCTGCAAGGGGTGGGTTCGCAGTTGGTCGCCATCAGCGTGCCGGTTCCGGCGCAGCGGTTCTACGGCCACGAGGGGGAGTTGGCGCAGGCGCTGCTGGCGTGGGTCGACAAGGTGAACGCTTGGTTTGGAACGACGGAGGTTTAA
- a CDS encoding lipocalin-like domain-containing protein codes for MAESLRDKLVGAWELVSYVERDSADGPVRYPHGKDAQGLIMYTSDGYMSAQIQSSGRPDYDRPVASGGTPEQAAAAALGYLAYSGRYFVDEASGDIRHEAKLSLVPNYLGQFHLRHSDLDGDRLTLSSELTLPDGRTVYSSLLWARGSGAGPQVA; via the coding sequence ATGGCAGAATCGTTGCGTGACAAGCTAGTTGGAGCCTGGGAGCTGGTGTCCTACGTGGAGCGGGACAGTGCTGACGGCCCGGTGCGATACCCGCACGGTAAAGATGCGCAAGGTTTGATCATGTACACCTCCGACGGCTACATGTCGGCGCAGATCCAGTCATCGGGCCGGCCGGACTACGACCGGCCGGTGGCCAGCGGCGGGACCCCCGAGCAGGCCGCGGCCGCTGCGCTGGGATACCTCGCCTACAGCGGGCGGTACTTCGTGGACGAGGCTTCCGGTGATATCCGGCATGAGGCCAAGCTTTCGCTGGTACCGAATTACCTGGGCCAGTTCCATCTGCGGCACAGCGACCTCGACGGGGATCGCCTGACGCTGTCGTCGGAGTTGACGCTGCCCGACGGGCGGACGGTGTACTCGTCGCTGCTGTGGGCCCGGGGTTCGGGGGCTGGCCCGCAGGTCGCGTAG
- a CDS encoding nucleotidyl transferase AbiEii/AbiGii toxin family protein produces MALWREDDPEIFAATIVAAAEQLGVQPLAVEKDYWICEVLRAIVTAHREEIVFKGGTSLEKLRIIQRFSEDLDLLVLGRR; encoded by the coding sequence GTGGCACTTTGGCGTGAGGACGATCCAGAGATTTTCGCGGCCACGATCGTTGCCGCTGCTGAACAGCTCGGCGTGCAGCCCCTCGCAGTAGAGAAGGATTACTGGATCTGCGAGGTGCTGCGCGCGATCGTTACCGCTCACCGCGAGGAGATCGTATTCAAGGGCGGTACGAGCCTGGAGAAGCTGCGAATTATTCAGCGCTTCTCCGAGGATCTCGATCTCCTCGTTCTAGGACGCCGCTGA